One segment of Papaver somniferum cultivar HN1 unplaced genomic scaffold, ASM357369v1 unplaced-scaffold_81, whole genome shotgun sequence DNA contains the following:
- the LOC113345433 gene encoding Fanconi anemia group I protein homolog, with translation MAAATTAMNPQTLSDTDIIRLAQQQPQTTAAAPQPFLLSTTSHSTLISFLTSRSKSSSPSSSVTEYISSLISVISQSLQNPNISSLFSSLLQTYLNLFHSHKIPHDSNSSKIINLFALYIDNLPKNKLISTVDLIVSDFPKIVDPDDTQPLDLLPRLLDLIRDEIDSGRDHVNKILDQILEIEWSKSLLVKIVSIIRDFSVLDKIRSREFLDKVFTGMREVDLQELPSLIYQLLILASNDFSKREVIDGIIGFLGGLSKMSSIVRQVEGTVLLHFNFAVKQDPSLGQEILGLVKNDLRACNHFTVAVLLSICRVRKFNESAIGVLRMAVVRSYKEYKYARDCKWLPHTFKDECLQTVKRVEKAVTRAINESNFGREHLVPSIVQFGLVLLESAEECKEVGFDDLMGIEELGIHVLKILFDVYEMARNEIVEQCKYRILSTKHQQSLPIIKLLAVLVQRYPYLMLEHVGRLKELLDYFTFMNAQTASSLVTALLPLVKLSRDLQDYIILVVRKAMFRREETVRLAATNAIIDLILVENESKRDRLNLLQESSSQASCSQQADIHYEKRPGLFHEMSGLMKRCLSQQARVKESMYEGLMKLVVVDPLTIGPALDFLLPHFLRFYTEDADIPLNLSCCFKSESGKVCLEEPLDCLLSCVSWILLLQTHGKADHPSDYSLACFGFSLTQANEAGRVSAGEVFSNALLKIRKLLTTENLEGITGSYEGSGSSGPRSSGTEKGNYCASILSGIVEVLLNSVAMELEKATDLAKVDLEKELIELSEIHDSLQKKISRTKQVSGIKRGTQRATSHDIPGSTDPCSKDRSHVDAGSLKLPHARKSFLASSSICQLLQMALKLYNFNDSNGCTDSQNHSQPSLSGKSPNCGKLISFALKASLDQIRSFPSIEKGDPLKSLLYGEIKLLGPPLLKLVSMLKSGPKLSTDQKKKSAKGRKVVEERGEQILSSLICLSELVLLSVHSADFTGLIGDLLSVSLREYSLGNCTNGGGDENDDEVVSDIEDQHIQHIELFLRKIIKPLLSEFLQLSLYRQSEVLSDLMLVIGKKLPHSLRNVHGAWAIGICRNSEVEKPKPTKSLVALTVYLCSAPDDLRVAHDMASELVKVIGTETTGPIEKSETYPIINSSTGTAIASTLLQLIESTIVDVDWAVTKLKTLSTTSYGNSVHDQHQEGEKTPGLVLEEDLYSRCKALVNLLSCFAEMNLNDVLAEQFLKLTSRFYKYLALMTKLRIAPKGCKQQLPGAKFEKLAEVTCKSLTVPLYKFMALMQSNQQENAQSKGILNKIKRENRSIPDLIFQVEDYEKYLIQLSKVSKVNLLRHAKRSTARDFKIIDAKKMDTVEEEPEPEASPVQSIASHNESNEESEGDEGHGSTKVASAEYSNPEVAAEDSGSDDGDQDSNIRTKRAKMSKVVQDSEDES, from the exons ATGGCTGCTGCCACCACCGCCATGAATCCACAAACCCTCTCCGACACCGATATCATCCGCCTCgctcaacaacaacctcaaaccACCGCAGCAGCACCACAACCTTTCTTACTCTCAACAACATCTCATTCAACACTAATCTCCTTCCTCACCTCCCGTTCCaaatcttcatctccttcatcATCAGTAACCGAATACATCTCTTCATTAATCTCTGTAATCTCTCAATCACTCCAAAACCCTAATATCTCATCTCTATTCTCATCTCTATTACAGACTTACTTAAACCTCTTCCATTCTCACAAAATCCCTCACGATTCAAACTCATCTAAAATCATCAATCTCTTTGCTCTTTACATCGATAATCTCCCTAAAAACAAACTCATATCAACTGTTGATTTGATTGTTTCTGATTTCCCTAAAATTGTTGATCCTGATGATACTCAACCTCTAGATCTCCTCCCTCGATTACTTGACCTAATTCGAGACGAAATCGATAGTGGAAGAGATCATGTTAACAAAATTCTCGATCAGATTTTGGAAATCGAATGGTCGAAGAGTTTATTAGTTAAGATTGTCTCGATTATTCGAGATTTTTCAGTTCTCGATAAGATTAGGTCGAGAGAATTTCTAGATAAAGTTTTTACTGGAATGAGAGAAGTTGATTTACAGGAATTGCCTTCATTGATTTATCAACTTTTGATTTTAGCTTCGAATGATTTTAGCAAACGAGAAGTGATTGATGGAATCATTGGATTTCTTGGAGGATTAAGTAAAATGAGTTCAATTGTTAGACAAGTTGAAGGAACTGTATTATTGCATTTCAATTTTGCTGTGAAACAAGATCCATCATTAGGTCAGGAGATATTAGGATTAGTTAAAAATGATTTAAGAGCTTGCAATCATTTCACTGTTGCTGTTTTACTGTCTATTTGTCGGGTTCGTAAATTTAATGAAAGCGCTATTGGTGTTCTTAGAATGGCTGTTGTTAGATCTTATAAGGAGTATAAATACGCAAG AGATTGTAAATGGTTGCCGCATACTTTTAAGGATGAATGCTTACAAACTGTTAAAAGAGTAGAGAAGGCTGTGACTAGAGCG ATTAATGAGAGCAACTTCGGAAGGGAACATCTTGTACCTAGCATTGTGCAATTTGGGCTTGTTCTGCTAGAATCAGCAGAAGAGTGTAAGGAAGTTGGATTTGATGATTTGATGGGCATTGAGGAGCTTGGTATTCATGTACTGAAGATACTATTTGATGTTTATGAAATGGCACGGAATGAG ATTGTCGAGCAGTGTAAATATCgcatcctttctactaaacatcAACAGAGTctgcctattatcaa GCTTCTTGCAGTTCTGGTTCAGAGGTATCCGTATCTCATGTTGGAACATGTTGGACGCTTAAAAGAACTGTTGGATTATTTCACTTTCATGAATGCTCAAACTGCTAGTTCTCTTGTCACTGCTCTGTTGCCTCTTGTCAAACTAAGTCGTGATCTCCAG GATTATATTATTTTAGTTGTGCGGAAAGCTATGTTTAGAAGAGAAGAAACTGTTCGGCTCGCTGCGACTAATGCTATAATCGACCTGATTCTGGTGGAAAATGAATCCAAAAGAGATCGGCTGAACCTTTTACAAGAGTCCTCTAGCCAAGCTAGTTGCAGCCAACAAGCAGATATACATTACGAGAAACGACCAGGACTCTTTCATGAGATGAGTGGTTTGATGAAGAGATGTCTCTCTCAGCAG GCAAGAGTTAAAGAGAGCATGTATGAAGGGCTTATGAAACTTGTCGTGGTGGACCCATTGACTATCGGGCCTGCACTAGATTTTCTCTTACCTCACTTCCTTCGCTTTTATACAGAG GATGCAGACATACCACTCAATCTGAGCTGTTGTTTTAAATCTGAAAGTGGCAAAGTTTGTCTAGAGGAACCTTTGGATTGTCTTCTATCTTGTGTCTCCTGGATTCTTCTTCTCCAGACACATGGTAAAGCTGATCACCCCTCTGACTACTCATTGGCATGTTTTGGTTTCTCCCTTACACAGGCAAATGAG GCTGGTAGAGTTTCAGCTGGTGAGGTATTTTCCAATGCATTGTTAAAGATACGCAAACTTTTGACAACTGAAAATTTGGAAG GTATTACAGGTTCATATGAGGGTTCTGGGTCTTCTGGCCCTCGATCTTCGGGAACTGAGAAGGGAAACTACTGCGCTTCAATTTTGTCTGGGATTGTTGAGGTATTGCTAAACTCAGTTGCAATGGAACTGGAGAAAGCAACCGATTTGGCCAAGGTGGATCTTGAAAAGGAACTTATTGAGCTCAGTGAAATTCATGATTCGCTACAGAAGAAAATATCTAGAACTAAACAAGTTAGTGGTATCAAAAGAGGGACTCAGAGAGCGACTTCTCATGACATACCTGGTAGTACTGATCCATGCAGTAAGGACCGCTCTCATGTTGATGCTGGGTCCCTAAAATTGCCTCATGCAAGAAAATCGTTCTTGGCATCATCAAGTATCTGTCAGTTATTACAAATGGCACTGAAATTATATAATTTTAACGATTCTAATGGCTGTACAGATTCACAGAATCACAGCCAGCCATCTCTCAGCGGCAAATCACCTAACTGTGGTAAACTGATATCTTTTGCTTTGAAGgcttctcttgatcaaataagaTCTTTCCCATCCATAGAGAAGGGTGATCCGCTAAAATCGTTACTTTATGGAGAGATCAAATTGTTGGGTCCTCCTTTGCTTAAATTGGTCTCTATGCTAAAGTCTGGGCCGAAGTTATCAACAGATCAGAAGAAAAAATCAGCCAAAGGCAGGAAAGTTGTGGAGGAAAGAGGGGAGCAGATTCTTTCATCTCTAATTTGCTTGAGTGAATTGGTTTTATTGAGTGTGCATTCTGCTGACTTTACTGGGCTGATTGGCGATTTGTTGTCAGTGTCTTTACGTGAGTATAGTTTAGGAAATTGCACAAATGGTGGTGGAGATGAGAATGATGACGAAGTAGTCTCGGATATTGAAGATCAGCATATACAACATATAGAATTATTTCTGCGAAAAATCATTAAGCCActgctctctgaatttctacaACTTTCACTTTATCGACAATCCGAG GTTCTGTCTGATTTGATGTTGGTGATTGGCAAAAAATTGCCTCACAGTCTAAGGAATGTTCATGGAGCTTGGGCTATTGGTATCTGCAGAAACAGTGAAGTTGAAAAACCCAAGCCTACCAAAAGCTTGGTGGCACTGACTGTGTATTTGTGTTCAGCTCCAGATGATCTAAGGGTAGCCCATGACATGGCTTCAGAACTTGTGAAAGTTATTGGTACAGAGACTACTGGTCCGATCGAAAAGTCTGAAACTTATCCTATCATAAACAGTTCAACTGGGACTGCAATAGCTTCTACACTACTGCAGTTAATTGAGTCGACTATAGTTGATGTTGATTGGGCCGTAACAAAATTGAAGACCCTCTCTACAACAAGCTATGGAAATTCTGTCCATGATCAGCATCAAGAAGGGGAAAAGACCCCTGGACTTGTACTGGAAGAAGATCTTTACTCAAGGTGTAAAGCTCTGGTGAACTTGTTATCTTGTTTTGCAGAAATGAACCTTAATG ATGTTCTAGCGGAGCAATTTTTAAAGTTAACTTCAAGATTTTACAAGTACCTGGCTCTTATGACAAAGCTAAGAATTGCTCCGAAGGGTTGCAAACAGCAATTACCTGGTGCTAAGTTCGAGAAGCTTGCAGAAGTAACTTGCAAAAGTCTCACAGTTCCTCTGTACAAATTTATGGCTCTGATGCAAAGT AATCAACAAGAAAATGCGCAAAGCAAAGGAATTCTCAATAAGATCAAAAGGGAAAATCGATCTATTCCTGATCTGATATTCCAAGTAGAAGACTATGAGAAATATCTCATCCAACTTAGCAAGGTCAGCAAAGTCAATTTGTTGAGGCATGCTAAACGAAGCACAGCAAGAGATTTTAAGATAATCGATGCAAAGAAGATGGATACTGTGGAAgaagaacctgaacctgaagccAGTCCTGTTCAATCTATTGCATCACATAATGAATCCAATGAGGAATCTGAAGGTGACGAAGGACATGGGTCTACGAAGGTTGCGTCGGCTGAGTATAGTAATCCTGAAGTAGCGGCTGAAGACTCTGGGTCTGATGATGGAGATCAAGATTCCAATATCAGAACCAAGAGGGCCAAGATGAGCAAGGTTGTGCAGGACTCAGAAGATGAATCATAG
- the LOC113345434 gene encoding bidirectional sugar transporter SWEET16-like → MATPTISFIIGVIGNIVCMLVFLSPITTFKTIVKKKSTGNFKGIPYICTLLSTSLWTYYGLLKPDGMLIITVNGAGAILQAIYVTVFIIYAPKDSKITHLKLVGILNVGFCGAVLLITLLATHGSLRLTIVGSICAGVTLGMYGAPLGAMKNVIATKSVEYMPFMLTFFLFLNGGVWCVYSVLVKDFFLGVPSVIGFLLGSVQLIIYIIYNNKSKSKKLSMEKLEEDGSPDSVHGAVDKYNEEMMMKKERSLKGGGSLPKTTVSECVKGGGVAESKKGGGCGSVV, encoded by the exons ATGGCAACTCCTACCATAAGCTTCATTATAGGTGTAATTGGTAACATAGTATGTATGTTGGTTTTTCTATCTCCTAT AACAACGTTTAAAACTATagtgaagaagaaatcaacagGGAATTTCAAAGGGATACCGTATATTTGCACATTATTAAGTACATCATTATGGACTTATTATGGTCTACTTAAACCTGATGGTATGCTTATTATCACCGTTAATGGTGCTGGTGCTATTCTTCAAGCCATATATGTTACTGTTTTCATCATCTATGCGCCGAAAGACTCTAAG ATTACGCATTTGAAGTTAGTGGGGATTTTGAACGTTGGGTTTTGTGGGGCTGTACTACTAATTACATTACTTGCTACACATGGAAGTCTACGACTGACCATTGTTGGATCCATTTGTGCAGGAGTAACTTTAGGAATGTATGGTGCTCCATTAGGAGCCATG AAAAATGTGATAGCGACAAAAAGCGTGGAGTACATGCCATTTATGTTGACGTTTTTTCTCTTTCTCAATGGTGGCGTCTGGTGTGTTTATTCAGTACTCGTTAAGGATTTCTTCCTTGGG GTGCCAAGTGTGATAGGTTTTTTGTTAGGATCAGTTCAGTTAATCATTTACATTATATACAACAACAAATCAAAGTCAAAGAAATTGTCAATGGAGAAACTGGAAGAAGACGGATCACCTGATTCGGTACATGGAGCCGTAGACAAGTACAACgaagagatgatgatgaagaaagaaAGAAGCCTAAAAGGAGGAGGGAGTCTACCTAAAACAACTGTGAGTGAGTGTGTCAAAGGTGGTGGTGTTGCTGAGAGTAAGAAAGGTGGTGGTTGTGGTTCGGTGGTTTGA